A portion of the Shewanella sp. SNU WT4 genome contains these proteins:
- a CDS encoding OmcA/MtrC family decaheme c-type cytochrome, whose translation MMKHIRLTARSAAFISAGIMSLALVGCGGDDGQPGKDGVVGSPITAVNAIKSTINSATVNDNGILAINFSLADANGAAVIALKNADISAVSFGRMGSEDEVGITDIEGKPRQIWLSYFNKDKGDNHFTGSSYFKGSDCTDCLTDNSDGTYTLTLNKAVDTLGKYKFAANTTNGIYLGIKSTNAQQKTLVDNSFFYWQPSTDTVQSQPKDVIANETCQSCHRPGHEGELAFHGGKHTTLESCTFCHTDYNTYMKQDVDADKNPVGSPYKFDGSIKGMAHEIHSHAFYTGIYPQAASNCQTCHQADDNLTMADAWKADLDTATCMNCHNSAYAVPSWHWDAANNQIKDDKKNCVSCHGGEGDKGDYRGAESGHYSQNANAHSTKIKVVFDGVTVATDKMSVTAIFKVMDGTELVPLAQIDPRPYKYGGYNSALVFNGIADDDFSVNYQKVGFEYFTQLSDGRIQAVINEPTYKVSAALADDAVIALSSQLHVCYNAKGVRADCDVTNLNNDKQSAPYLVSDTYYFKQDGTKVDKSPRTQHAEMKACQDCHTTSITHRYSNDMDGCASCHNGTRDKKGAGSSNLAYIVHSEHYLTGFFRKTDCQTCHGKDGFSLDKITVDAAPVAFGTTDGAKLSATNEQTLVSPQTAACVSCHTKPYSLNEQTISHIKSFGGVLEVREFTDDKNMKTFALGVARSLYDAEAKAAGAETCSTCHTTDRLLEQHKNWAFPKY comes from the coding sequence ATGATGAAACACATTCGCTTAACTGCTCGCAGCGCTGCGTTTATTAGCGCAGGGATCATGTCGCTAGCGTTAGTTGGTTGTGGTGGTGATGACGGACAGCCTGGCAAGGATGGCGTCGTTGGATCACCTATTACCGCAGTCAACGCCATAAAAAGCACAATTAATTCAGCAACTGTCAATGACAATGGCATTCTTGCCATTAATTTTTCGCTAGCAGATGCCAATGGCGCGGCGGTTATTGCATTAAAAAATGCCGACATTAGCGCAGTATCTTTTGGACGCATGGGTTCTGAAGATGAAGTAGGTATTACAGATATTGAAGGTAAGCCGAGACAGATATGGCTAAGTTATTTCAATAAAGATAAAGGTGATAACCACTTCACAGGTTCTTCCTATTTTAAGGGCAGTGATTGCACCGATTGCTTAACCGATAACTCGGATGGCACATATACGCTGACCTTAAACAAAGCTGTTGATACTCTAGGTAAATATAAATTTGCTGCTAACACGACTAATGGTATTTATTTAGGTATTAAGTCCACAAACGCACAACAAAAAACATTAGTGGATAATAGCTTCTTCTACTGGCAACCAAGTACAGATACGGTACAAAGCCAACCTAAAGATGTCATCGCTAATGAAACTTGCCAAAGTTGTCATCGTCCAGGTCATGAAGGTGAATTAGCATTTCATGGTGGTAAACACACTACTCTAGAATCGTGCACCTTCTGTCATACCGATTACAACACATACATGAAGCAAGACGTTGATGCCGATAAAAATCCTGTAGGTTCACCATACAAGTTCGATGGTTCAATTAAAGGCATGGCACACGAAATTCATAGCCACGCTTTCTACACTGGCATTTATCCACAAGCCGCAAGTAACTGTCAAACTTGTCACCAAGCGGATGACAATCTGACAATGGCAGATGCATGGAAAGCTGACTTAGATACAGCAACTTGCATGAATTGCCACAATAGCGCTTACGCTGTACCAAGCTGGCATTGGGATGCTGCAAACAATCAAATTAAAGATGACAAGAAGAATTGTGTTAGCTGCCATGGCGGCGAAGGTGATAAAGGGGATTACCGTGGCGCTGAAAGTGGCCACTATTCTCAAAATGCCAATGCTCATTCAACCAAAATCAAAGTGGTATTTGACGGTGTGACTGTTGCTACCGATAAAATGTCTGTCACCGCGATCTTTAAAGTCATGGACGGTACTGAGTTAGTTCCACTTGCTCAAATTGATCCTCGCCCATATAAGTACGGTGGCTATAATAGTGCGCTAGTTTTCAATGGCATTGCAGATGATGACTTTAGCGTTAACTATCAAAAGGTTGGTTTTGAGTATTTCACACAATTGTCTGACGGTCGTATCCAAGCTGTAATCAATGAGCCCACTTATAAAGTTAGCGCCGCACTAGCAGATGATGCTGTGATTGCATTATCAAGCCAATTGCATGTGTGCTATAACGCCAAAGGTGTACGAGCCGATTGTGATGTGACTAACTTAAACAATGACAAACAATCAGCGCCTTACTTAGTCAGTGACACTTACTACTTTAAGCAAGACGGCACTAAGGTGGATAAGTCCCCTCGTACTCAACACGCTGAGATGAAGGCTTGTCAGGATTGCCACACTACATCTATTACTCATAGATATAGCAATGATATGGATGGCTGTGCAAGTTGCCACAATGGCACTCGCGACAAGAAAGGTGCAGGCTCATCGAACTTGGCTTACATAGTTCACAGTGAACATTATCTAACAGGTTTCTTTAGGAAAACCGACTGTCAGACCTGTCATGGAAAAGATGGCTTTAGTTTAGACAAGATTACAGTTGATGCGGCGCCGGTTGCATTCGGCACCACAGATGGCGCGAAACTATCGGCGACTAACGAGCAAACTCTCGTGTCTCCGCAAACTGCCGCTTGTGTAAGCTGTCACACTAAGCCTTATTCTTTAAATGAACAAACCATCAGTCACATCAAGTCTTTTGGTGGTGTGTTAGAGGTGCGCGAGTTTACTGATGATAAGAATATGAAAACTTTTGCTTTAGGTGTTGCGAGATCTTTATATGATGCCGAAGCTAAAGCCGCTGGCGCAGAAACTTGTTCAACCTGCCACACAACAGACAGATTGCTTGAACAGCACAAAAACTGGGCATTCCCTAAGTATTAA
- a CDS encoding FeoA family protein, whose protein sequence is MKLSDLNPGDRAYIAEIGQLSLPQSVKRKLLSMGITPNTHFSLIRRAPMGSGVELNIRGSRLCMRRDLADIIEVEITND, encoded by the coding sequence ATGAAGTTAAGTGATCTTAATCCCGGTGATCGTGCGTACATTGCAGAAATCGGCCAATTGTCGTTACCGCAATCAGTAAAACGCAAATTGTTATCTATGGGGATCACCCCCAATACTCATTTTAGTTTGATTCGACGCGCGCCAATGGGCTCAGGAGTAGAGCTCAATATCCGTGGTAGCCGCTTATGTATGCGTCGTGATTTAGCCGATATTATTGAAGTAGAGATTACCAATGACTAA
- the feoB gene encoding Fe(2+) transporter permease subunit FeoB: MTKPFHCVTVGNPNAGKSTLFNALTGANQHVGNWAGVTVEKKTGSFTLKGTEVKLTDLPGIYDLLPAGSQCDCSLDEQIAQQYLAEAKIDGIINMLDATNIERHLYLTVQLRELGIPMVVVVNKMDVAREHGIEVDFEAMTAALGCPVIGVCAKDDADIEQIQQLVVKLLDGNISEQALVLNYDSRIEHALTQTMAQQTDLSRGRTLAMFGHGLGCGSCANGQLQSQVIACAKELTESGLDIEVMIAATRFDFVEVIYQKTVTSSGKPTLSDRLDKVMLHPILGIPIFLGAMYLMFMFAINVGSSFIDFFDISAGALFVDHFGALLESIGSPSWLVTILAGGIGQGIQTVATFIPVIAFLFLGLSVLESSGYMSRAAFVVDGLMRRIGLPGKAFVPMIVGFGCSVPAIMATRTLGSQRERIVTGMMAPFMSCGARLPVYALFAAAFFPEHGQNLVFLLYLLGIVAAIGTGLLLRYTLLPGSSSAVVMELPDYELPKLMPSLKRAGKRTKGFIFGAGKTIVIVVTLLNFVNAIGTDGSFGHEDSKASLLSVVSQQITPVFTPMGVEAHNWPATVGIVTGIFAKEAVVGTLNSLYTDATPTDEGLTPLSESFMEALHTIPENLFGIDLRDPLSLAVGEIANQQVAAEEQGVDTSTFTALQVGFGSTIAAFSYLLFVLLYTPCVAAMGALVNEFGIRWARFAALWTFGLAYGSATLVYQVGTFNQHPLQSSMWIVAIISSLLAFVAWLKHLAKRTEQTPLAIKVVTE; encoded by the coding sequence ATGACTAAGCCGTTTCATTGTGTCACTGTCGGTAACCCGAATGCGGGTAAATCGACCTTATTTAATGCGTTAACCGGTGCTAATCAACATGTTGGTAACTGGGCCGGGGTGACGGTAGAAAAGAAAACTGGCAGTTTTACCCTTAAGGGAACTGAAGTTAAGTTAACTGATTTACCAGGTATTTATGATTTATTGCCAGCAGGCAGCCAGTGCGATTGCTCGCTCGATGAGCAGATTGCCCAGCAATATTTAGCCGAAGCTAAGATTGATGGCATCATCAATATGCTCGATGCCACCAACATTGAGCGCCATTTGTACCTGACAGTGCAGCTGCGTGAACTTGGCATTCCTATGGTGGTTGTAGTCAATAAGATGGACGTGGCTCGCGAGCACGGCATCGAGGTTGACTTTGAAGCCATGACGGCGGCGTTAGGTTGTCCTGTTATCGGTGTGTGCGCTAAAGATGATGCTGATATTGAACAAATTCAGCAATTAGTGGTAAAGCTGCTTGACGGTAACATTAGTGAGCAAGCCTTAGTGCTCAACTATGATAGCCGCATTGAACATGCGCTGACGCAAACCATGGCGCAGCAAACCGATTTAAGCCGCGGTCGCACTTTGGCTATGTTTGGTCATGGTTTAGGTTGTGGTTCATGTGCTAACGGTCAGTTGCAATCGCAAGTCATAGCTTGTGCTAAAGAATTAACTGAGTCAGGGCTTGATATTGAAGTCATGATTGCCGCCACGCGTTTTGATTTTGTTGAAGTGATTTATCAAAAGACAGTAACCAGTAGCGGTAAGCCGACCTTAAGTGATCGTCTTGATAAAGTGATGCTGCATCCCATCTTAGGCATTCCGATTTTCCTCGGTGCCATGTATTTGATGTTTATGTTTGCCATTAATGTCGGCAGCAGTTTCATTGATTTCTTTGATATCAGTGCTGGCGCTTTATTTGTGGATCATTTTGGCGCCTTGCTGGAAAGCATAGGCTCACCGAGTTGGTTAGTGACTATTTTGGCGGGCGGTATTGGCCAAGGCATACAAACAGTAGCTACCTTTATTCCAGTAATTGCCTTCTTATTCTTAGGCTTATCTGTCTTAGAAAGTTCTGGCTATATGTCACGCGCGGCCTTTGTGGTCGATGGTTTAATGCGCCGCATTGGTCTGCCAGGTAAGGCATTCGTGCCTATGATAGTGGGCTTTGGTTGCTCTGTGCCGGCAATTATGGCGACCCGTACGTTAGGCAGTCAGCGTGAGCGGATTGTGACGGGTATGATGGCGCCATTTATGTCGTGCGGCGCACGTTTACCTGTATACGCCTTATTTGCCGCGGCATTTTTCCCAGAGCATGGCCAGAATCTAGTGTTCTTACTGTATTTATTGGGAATTGTCGCCGCCATAGGTACTGGATTATTATTGCGCTATACCTTGCTGCCAGGCAGCAGTAGTGCGGTGGTGATGGAATTACCTGATTACGAATTACCTAAATTAATGCCATCACTTAAGCGTGCGGGTAAGCGGACTAAGGGATTTATTTTCGGCGCCGGTAAAACCATAGTTATCGTCGTGACCTTGCTTAATTTTGTTAATGCGATTGGTACTGATGGTAGTTTTGGCCATGAAGACTCGAAAGCTTCACTGCTGAGTGTCGTTAGTCAGCAAATTACGCCTGTGTTCACCCCTATGGGCGTAGAAGCGCATAACTGGCCAGCGACTGTGGGTATTGTCACAGGTATTTTTGCTAAAGAAGCTGTGGTCGGTACGTTAAACAGTTTATATACCGATGCAACCCCTACTGATGAAGGCTTAACGCCTTTAAGTGAAAGCTTTATGGAAGCGCTGCATACCATTCCAGAAAATTTATTTGGCATTGATTTGCGCGACCCATTATCGTTAGCGGTTGGTGAGATTGCTAACCAGCAAGTCGCAGCAGAAGAGCAGGGCGTTGATACTTCAACTTTTACTGCGCTGCAGGTAGGTTTTGGTAGCACGATTGCCGCCTTCAGTTATTTGCTGTTTGTGTTGCTCTATACCCCATGTGTGGCGGCTATGGGCGCCTTAGTGAATGAATTTGGGATACGCTGGGCAAGATTTGCCGCCTTATGGACCTTTGGTTTAGCTTATGGTTCAGCGACCTTAGTGTACCAAGTGGGTACCTTTAACCAGCATCCACTGCAGTCGTCAATGTGGATAGTGGCAATTATCTCATCACTGCTAGCGTTTGTGGCTTGGCTTAAGCATTTAGCTAAGCGCACCGAGCAAACACCGCTTGCCATCAAAGTGGTTACTGAATAA
- the glnS gene encoding glutamine--tRNA ligase: MSHVDNEARPSNFIRNIIDEDLKSGKHTQVHTRFPPEPNGYLHIGHAKSICLNFGIAKDYQGQCNLRFDDTNPEKENIDYVNSIQQDVQWLGFQWTGDIHYSSDYFDQLHDYAVELIEKGLAYVCFMSPEQTREYRGNLKEPGKDSPYRNTDVVENLALFAKMRNGEYKEGECVLRAKIDMASPFMCMRDPIIYRVKFAHHHQTGDKWCIYPMYDFTHCISDALENISHSLCTLEFQDNRRLYDWVLDNLSDFQQPNRTRQYEFSRLNLEYTLMSKRKLNDLVVRELVSGWDDPRMPTIAGLRRRGYTPAAIREFCKRIGVTKQDNLIEVGMLDACIREELNEHAPRAMAVIKPVKVIIENFSGDNEMIKAPMHPNLPEMGERTLAFGREIFIDAEDFREEANKQYKRLVQGKEVRLRNAYVIKAERCDKDEDANVTTIYCTYDPETLGKNPSDGRKVKGVIHWVEASSAIPAEFRLYGRLFTDANPAAADTVDEVLNPESLVVRHGVAEASLANAAAEQAYQFEREGYFCADNKDSSPEHLVFNLTVALRDTFA, translated from the coding sequence ATGAGTCATGTGGACAACGAAGCTCGTCCAAGCAACTTCATTCGCAATATCATTGATGAAGATCTGAAGAGCGGTAAACATACCCAGGTTCATACTCGCTTTCCGCCAGAGCCTAATGGTTACCTGCATATCGGTCATGCTAAATCTATTTGCCTTAACTTTGGCATTGCCAAAGATTACCAAGGCCAATGTAACTTGCGTTTTGATGATACCAACCCTGAGAAAGAGAACATAGATTATGTTAACTCTATCCAGCAGGATGTGCAGTGGCTCGGTTTCCAGTGGACCGGTGACATACATTATTCATCCGATTACTTCGATCAACTGCACGATTATGCGGTGGAACTTATCGAGAAAGGTTTAGCTTACGTGTGCTTTATGAGCCCTGAGCAGACCCGTGAATACCGTGGTAACTTAAAAGAGCCAGGTAAAGATAGTCCGTATCGCAATACTGATGTTGTTGAAAACTTGGCTTTATTTGCCAAGATGCGCAACGGTGAGTACAAAGAAGGTGAATGCGTTCTGCGCGCTAAAATCGACATGGCATCGCCATTCATGTGTATGCGTGATCCGATTATTTACCGCGTGAAATTTGCCCATCATCACCAAACCGGTGATAAGTGGTGCATTTATCCTATGTACGACTTTACTCATTGTATTTCTGATGCGCTGGAAAATATCAGCCATTCATTATGTACGTTAGAGTTCCAAGACAACCGTCGTCTGTATGACTGGGTGCTTGATAATCTGAGTGATTTCCAGCAGCCAAATCGTACTCGTCAGTACGAGTTTTCGCGTTTAAATTTAGAATACACCTTAATGTCTAAGCGTAAGCTTAATGACTTAGTGGTGCGCGAACTGGTATCTGGTTGGGATGACCCACGTATGCCGACCATTGCTGGTCTTCGTCGTCGTGGTTATACCCCAGCGGCTATTCGTGAATTCTGCAAGCGCATTGGTGTAACTAAGCAAGACAACCTGATTGAAGTTGGCATGTTAGATGCGTGTATTCGTGAAGAATTAAACGAACATGCACCGCGCGCTATGGCAGTCATTAAGCCAGTTAAAGTGATTATTGAAAACTTTAGCGGTGATAATGAAATGATTAAGGCGCCTATGCACCCGAATCTGCCAGAAATGGGCGAACGTACTTTAGCCTTTGGCCGTGAAATCTTTATTGATGCTGAAGACTTCCGTGAAGAAGCCAACAAGCAATACAAGCGCTTAGTGCAAGGTAAAGAAGTGCGTTTACGCAATGCCTATGTCATTAAAGCTGAGCGTTGTGATAAAGACGAAGATGCTAATGTGACCACCATTTATTGTACTTATGACCCTGAAACTTTGGGTAAAAACCCAAGCGATGGTCGTAAAGTAAAAGGCGTAATTCATTGGGTTGAAGCAAGCTCTGCTATCCCTGCTGAGTTCCGTTTATATGGTCGTCTATTTACTGATGCTAACCCTGCTGCCGCTGACACTGTGGATGAAGTGCTGAATCCAGAATCATTGGTCGTGCGTCACGGTGTGGCTGAAGCATCGCTGGCTAACGCTGCTGCTGAGCAAGCTTATCAGTTTGAGCGTGAAGGTTACTTCTGCGCGGATAACAAGGATTCAAGCCCTGAACATTTAGTGTTTAACTTGACCGTCGCTCTGCGTGATACTTTTGCTTAA
- a CDS encoding Yip1 family protein encodes MILDHIKGLYTHPKEEWHHIDDNHESIADSLGHIFLVALIPAICSYFANAHIGWDLGVGDKLFLTNESAIFMSIATYFGLIGGVFALAYLIFWMAKTFDSTPTYTQSFELAVYTATPLFMVGFGALYPVIWVMMLVGLVGLTYSVYLLYTGVPIMMHIPEEKGFIYASSVVTAGLVLLVALMTGSVIIWSFGFGPAYV; translated from the coding sequence ATGATATTAGATCACATAAAAGGACTCTACACACATCCAAAGGAAGAGTGGCATCACATAGATGATAACCACGAATCGATTGCCGACAGCTTAGGCCACATCTTTTTAGTCGCGTTAATACCTGCTATTTGCTCATACTTTGCCAACGCCCATATAGGTTGGGACTTAGGTGTGGGTGACAAATTGTTTCTTACCAATGAAAGTGCGATTTTCATGTCAATAGCCACCTACTTTGGCTTAATTGGTGGGGTGTTTGCCCTCGCTTACCTCATCTTCTGGATGGCAAAAACCTTCGATTCAACGCCGACTTATACTCAATCTTTTGAACTTGCGGTATATACGGCAACGCCGCTGTTTATGGTAGGCTTTGGCGCGCTTTACCCTGTCATCTGGGTGATGATGTTAGTCGGGTTAGTTGGGCTAACGTATTCGGTATACCTTTTATATACCGGTGTGCCCATCATGATGCATATCCCAGAAGAGAAAGGCTTTATCTATGCAAGCTCAGTAGTTACCGCAGGCTTAGTGTTATTGGTCGCGTTAATGACGGGTAGCGTGATTATTTGGAGTTTTGGTTTTGGCCCAGCCTACGTTTAA
- the miaE gene encoding tRNA isopentenyl-2-thiomethyl-A-37 hydroxylase MiaE has protein sequence MDLILAPITNFLHCETPQSWLDEAQKPENLKVILLDHLICELKAGQSAMFLIRKYAVDKESGDALLAWFKPYEDFAYRKIGDWQSLGQVKGVSKSMLPKSGTAYGQDLIDKMVLLIKEELHHFYQVLEIMAEYNIPYETISSSRYAKGLLSHVITHEPHTLIDKLICGAYIEARSCERFAKLAPLVDKRLGDFYVSLLRSEARHYQDYLALAEQIAGHDISDRVRYFGVMEADLILSADNDFKFHSGAPE, from the coding sequence ATGGATTTAATACTGGCACCGATAACTAATTTTTTGCACTGCGAAACCCCTCAATCTTGGCTGGATGAGGCGCAAAAGCCTGAAAACTTAAAAGTGATTTTACTTGATCACTTAATTTGCGAATTAAAGGCGGGTCAATCGGCCATGTTTCTTATTCGTAAATATGCCGTTGATAAAGAAAGTGGCGATGCTTTGCTTGCTTGGTTTAAGCCTTATGAAGATTTTGCATATCGCAAAATTGGTGATTGGCAAAGTCTTGGGCAAGTCAAAGGTGTGTCTAAAAGCATGTTGCCAAAATCTGGTACGGCTTATGGCCAAGATTTGATTGATAAGATGGTGCTACTGATCAAAGAAGAGCTGCATCATTTTTATCAAGTTCTTGAGATCATGGCTGAATACAATATTCCTTATGAAACCATTAGCTCAAGTCGTTATGCCAAAGGCCTGCTTAGCCATGTGATCACTCATGAACCGCATACCTTAATTGATAAGCTGATTTGCGGTGCTTATATTGAAGCGCGCTCGTGTGAGCGCTTTGCCAAATTAGCGCCATTGGTGGATAAGCGTTTGGGGGATTTTTATGTGTCGTTACTGCGCTCGGAAGCCCGTCATTATCAGGATTATCTCGCATTAGCTGAGCAAATTGCAGGGCATGATATTAGCGATCGAGTGCGCTATTTTGGTGTGATGGAAGCTGATTTAATTTTATCTGCAGATAATGATTTTAAGTTTCATAGCGGCGCGCCAGAATAG
- a CDS encoding UDP-2,3-diacylglucosamine diphosphatase: MRTLFIGDLHLSADRPDITQAFETFLQQLPNDTDALYIIGDLFEVWVGDDLAVPFAKQLAAQLLQVSTRIPIYYIHGNRDFMLGKQFAKSAGLQLLPEHYATNIYGKACLLLHGDSLCTLDAAYQRFRRFRNISVFRWLYGKLPKRKRLSIAANIRAKSKSGNRNKTMEIMDVEPASVDALLLQYQCEWMIHGHTHRPNIHSLAHNKQRMVVGDWYQQGSVLTITPDEVSLQQLPFSK; encoded by the coding sequence ATGCGCACTCTTTTTATTGGCGATCTGCACTTAAGTGCTGATCGCCCTGATATCACGCAAGCCTTTGAAACCTTCTTGCAGCAACTCCCCAATGACACAGATGCTTTATATATCATCGGTGACTTATTTGAGGTGTGGGTAGGTGATGACTTAGCCGTACCCTTTGCCAAGCAACTGGCCGCGCAGTTATTGCAAGTTTCAACGCGTATCCCGATTTACTATATCCACGGCAATCGCGATTTTATGCTCGGCAAACAGTTTGCCAAAAGTGCAGGCTTACAATTATTGCCAGAGCATTACGCTACCAATATTTATGGTAAAGCTTGTTTACTCTTGCATGGCGATAGCTTGTGCACCTTAGATGCCGCTTACCAACGTTTTCGCCGCTTTCGCAATATCAGCGTATTTCGATGGTTGTATGGCAAATTGCCTAAACGCAAACGCCTTAGCATAGCTGCCAATATTCGCGCTAAGAGTAAAAGTGGCAATCGCAATAAGACCATGGAAATCATGGATGTGGAACCCGCAAGCGTTGATGCCTTATTATTGCAATATCAATGTGAATGGATGATCCACGGCCATACCCATAGACCGAATATTCATTCTCTGGCTCACAATAAGCAGCGCATGGTTGTAGGGGATTGGTATCAGCAAGGCAGCGTACTCACAATTACGCCTGATGAGGTGAGTTTGCAGCAACTGCCTTTTTCAAAGTGA
- a CDS encoding peptidylprolyl isomerase, with protein sequence MITLHTNHGDIKIQLDFDNAPATAENFAQYAKDGFYDGTIFHRVIDGFMIQGGGFDAAMQQKATRATIKNEANNGLSNKIGTLAMARTSDPHSATGQFFININNNTFLDFTKETTQGFGYCVFAEVVEGMDVVNAIKGVSTGNKGMHQDVPLEPVVIESVTISE encoded by the coding sequence ATGATTACATTACACACCAACCATGGCGATATTAAAATTCAGTTAGATTTTGATAATGCCCCTGCCACCGCAGAAAACTTCGCCCAATATGCTAAAGACGGCTTTTACGATGGCACCATTTTCCATCGCGTGATTGATGGTTTTATGATCCAAGGCGGCGGTTTTGATGCTGCTATGCAACAAAAAGCCACTCGCGCTACCATTAAGAACGAAGCCAACAATGGTTTATCGAATAAAATCGGTACCTTAGCTATGGCTCGTACTTCTGATCCGCATTCAGCTACCGGTCAATTCTTTATCAACATCAATAACAACACCTTCTTAGATTTCACTAAAGAAACTACTCAAGGTTTTGGTTACTGTGTGTTTGCCGAAGTAGTTGAAGGCATGGACGTAGTTAACGCCATTAAAGGCGTGAGCACAGGCAACAAGGGCATGCATCAAGATGTTCCTTTAGAGCCTGTTGTGATTGAAAGCGTTACCATTAGCGAATAA
- the cysS gene encoding cysteine--tRNA ligase, which translates to MLQIYNSITRQKQEFVPIVPGKVGMYVCGVTIYDLCHIGHGRTFVSFDMIVRYLRYKGYEVNFQRNITDVDDKIIKRANENNETCESLTERLIGDMHQDFDALNMMRPDFEPRATLHIAEIIDMVERLIERKHAYVATNGDVLFSVLSFPEYGRLSGQDLDQLQAGARVEVDEHKHNPMDFVLWKMSKPGEPTWESPWGPGRPGWHIECSAMNSKHLGLHFDIHGGGSDLQFPHHENEIAQSCCAHDTPYVNYWMHTGMVMVDREKMSKSLDNFFTIRDVLSHYDAQTVRYFLLSGHYRSQLNYSEDNLKQARAALERLYTALNDLDLTVTAAPATDYVSRFTAAMDDDFNTPEAYSVLFDMVRDINRLKLEDINAASALGVAMKQLADVLGIMSQDADSFFKGEGTDDEVAEIEALIVERNRARTEKDWPAADVARDRLNALGVVLEDGPSGTTWRKK; encoded by the coding sequence ATGTTGCAAATATACAACAGTATTACCCGCCAAAAACAAGAGTTTGTACCCATAGTGCCAGGTAAAGTCGGCATGTATGTGTGCGGGGTAACCATTTATGATTTATGTCATATTGGCCATGGGCGCACCTTTGTTTCATTCGATATGATAGTTCGCTATCTGCGCTACAAGGGTTATGAGGTTAATTTTCAACGAAATATTACTGACGTTGACGATAAAATCATTAAGCGTGCTAACGAAAATAATGAGACCTGTGAGTCATTAACGGAACGCTTAATTGGCGACATGCACCAAGATTTTGATGCACTCAATATGATGCGCCCTGATTTTGAGCCACGTGCCACCTTGCACATTGCCGAAATCATTGACATGGTTGAGCGCTTAATCGAGCGTAAGCACGCTTACGTAGCTACCAACGGTGATGTGCTCTTTAGTGTACTGTCATTCCCTGAATACGGCCGTTTATCGGGTCAAGATTTAGATCAACTGCAAGCAGGCGCGCGCGTTGAAGTCGATGAGCATAAGCATAATCCGATGGATTTCGTGCTGTGGAAAATGTCTAAGCCGGGTGAACCTACGTGGGAATCACCATGGGGCCCTGGCCGCCCTGGTTGGCACATTGAATGTTCAGCCATGAACAGCAAGCATTTAGGCCTGCATTTTGATATTCATGGCGGCGGCAGTGATTTACAGTTCCCGCATCATGAAAATGAAATTGCACAGTCTTGCTGCGCCCATGACACACCTTATGTGAACTACTGGATGCACACTGGCATGGTGATGGTTGATAGAGAAAAGATGTCTAAATCATTAGACAACTTCTTTACTATCCGCGATGTATTGTCTCACTATGACGCCCAAACCGTACGTTACTTCTTACTGTCTGGTCACTATCGCAGCCAGTTAAATTATTCAGAAGATAATTTAAAGCAAGCTCGTGCGGCGTTAGAACGCTTATACACAGCATTAAATGACTTAGATTTAACTGTGACGGCAGCGCCTGCCACTGATTATGTCAGCCGCTTTACGGCTGCTATGGATGATGACTTCAACACCCCTGAAGCCTATTCAGTGCTGTTTGATATGGTGCGAGATATTAACCGCTTGAAGCTTGAAGATATCAACGCGGCTTCTGCCTTAGGGGTTGCCATGAAGCAACTCGCTGATGTACTTGGCATTATGAGCCAAGATGCCGATAGCTTCTTTAAAGGCGAAGGCACAGATGATGAAGTGGCAGAAATTGAAGCCTTAATTGTTGAGCGTAATCGTGCTCGCACAGAAAAAGATTGGCCTGCAGCCGATGTTGCTCGCGATCGCCTCAATGCGTTAGGGGTTGTGCTTGAAGATGGTCCAAGCGGCACCACTTGGCGCAAGAAATAG